The Streptomyces sp. ALI-76-A nucleotide sequence GGCACCGGCAAGATCGGCGAAGCCCTGCTCAGCGGAATGATCCGCGCCGGCTGGGCCCCGGCCGACCTCCTGGTCACCGCCCGCCGCCCCGAGCGAGCCGAGGAACTCCGCACCCGCTACGGAGTCACCCCGGTCACCAACCCGGAAGCCGCCAAGACCGCCGACACCCTGATCCTCACCGTCAAACCGCAGGACATGGGCACCCTCCTCGACGAACTCGCCCCGCACGTCCCCGCCGAACGCCTGATCATCAGCGGCGCGGCCGGTATCCCCACCTCCTTCTTCGAGGGGCGCCTCGTAGCCGGCACCCCGGTCGTCCGTGTCATGACGAACACGCCCGCCCTGGTCGACGAGGCCATGTCCGTCATCTCCGCCGGCACCCACGCCACCGCCGACCACCTCGCCCACGCCGAGGAGATCTTCGGCGCCGTCGGCAAGACACTCCGCGTCCCCGAGTCCCAGCAGGACGCCTGCACCGCCCTCTCCGGCTCCGGCCCGGCGTACTTCTACTACCTGGTCGAAGCCATGACCGACGCCGGCATCCTCCTCGGCCTGCCCCGCGACAAGGCCCACGACCTGATCGTCCAGTCCGCGATCGGCGCCGCCACCATGCTCCGCGACAGCGGTGAGCACCCGGTCAAGCTCCGCGAGAACGTCACCTCCCCCGCGGGCACGACCATCAACGCCATCCGCGAACTCGAGAACCACGGCGTACGAGCCGCCCTCATCGCCGCCCTCGAAGCCGCCCGCGACCGCAGCCGAGAACTGGCCTCCGGCAACAACAGCTGACGACCCGCCGCCCCCTGCCCCGGGGGCGGCATGCCACCCGCCTACCGAACCGCGCTCACGGCGCTGTCGGACACCGCCGGCAGCAACCCGATCGCGCGATATGCGGCATCCACGGTCGGCCGCGCCATCGCCCGCGCCTTCTCCGCACCATCCCGCAGCACCCCCTCCACAAAGCCAGGATCCGCGCACAGCTCCCTGTGCCTGTCCTGCACGGGCCTCAGAACCTCGACCACCGCCTCGGCGGTGTCCTTCTTCAAAGAGCCGTACGACTCATATACACCGCCCAGCCGCGATGGGTTCCCACCCGTGCACGCCGCGAGGATCTCCAGCAGATTCGCCGGCCCCGGCCGCGCCTCCCGGTCATAGACGACATCCCGCCCGCTGTCGGTCACCGCCCGCATGACCTTCCTGCGCACCACGTCCGGCTCGTCGAGCAGATAGACGATCCCCGGCCCGGCGTCGTCGCTCTTCCCCATCTTCGACGTCGGCTCCTGCAGGTTCATCACCCGAGCCGCCACCTCCGGACGCGTCGCCCGAGGCACCACGAACGTGTGCCCGTACCGCTGGTTGAACCGCACCGCCAGATCCCGCACCAGCTCCACATGCTGCGTCTGATCGTCCCCGACCGGCACCTCATCGGTCCCGTACGCAAGGATGTCCGCCGCCATCAGCACGGGATACGTCAGCAGCGACAACCGCACACTCCCGCCCCGCTGTCGCTCCCGCGCGGCCTTCTCCCTGTACTGGATCATCCGTCGCATCTCGCCGTCCGTGGCCACGCACTCCAGCACGTACGACAGCCGCGCGTGCTCATCCACCTGGCTCTGCACGAAGACGGTGCACAGCTCCGGATCCAACCCCGTCGCCAGCAGCAGCGTCGCCGCCTGTCGGCTCAGCCGCCGTACCCGCGCCGGATCGTGGTCGACCGTCAGCGCGTGCAGATCGACGACGCAGAACAGCGCGTCGGCCCGGTGTTGATCGACGGCAGCCCACCGCCGCATGGCCCCCAGGTAGTTCCCCAGTGTCAGGTGCCCAGTCGGCTTGATCCCGCTGAATACCCGCGTCATCTCTCCCTCTCCTCCAGGTCGGCCCGCCGCCCTCACCGGCCGGCTGCCCCTCGGACTACTGGAGCGAGACACAGAAACGGCCGCCGAGGCGGCGGCCGTTGTCTGCATACGTGAGAACGGCTGCCGTCAGGCGGCCCACCACTGCTGGGTGCACGTACACGTCGTCATGCAGGTCAGGCTACGCCTCCGGGGCACGGTCGGCACCGCAGTTGACACACCCCGAGCCGGTACGTAATGTTCTCCGAGTTGTCCGACGTGAGCGCCGACCCCCGTCGGTCCCCGGACAGCCATCCCGCAAGGCCAACCAATACTCGACGACCAGTCGTTCTGCCGTCGTGTCATTGGCATGGGTATTAGCGGAATGAGGAATCCGTGTTCGAAAGGACGCAGCCCCCGATTAGCGTCGGGAGGCAGGAACCCGCTAAAGTCTCACTCGTCGGAACGGCCCAACAGCCGCGAAGACAACCCCCTCCGGCGGGGAATCGGGACCGAAAGGGTCTGATAGAGTCGGAGCCGCCGGAAAGGGAAACGCGGAAGCGGGAACCTGGAAAGCGCCGAGGAAATCGGATCGGAAAAGGATCTGATAGAGTCGGGAACGCAAGACCGAAGGGAAGCCCGGAGGAAAGCCCGAGAGGGTGAGTACAAAGGAAGCGTCCGTTCCTTGAGAACTCAACAGCGTGCCAAAAGTCAACGCCAGATATGTTGATACCCCGTCTCCGGCCGGTTTCGGTCGGGGCGTGGTTCCTTTGAAGAAAACACAGCGAGGACGCTGTGAACGGCCGGGCTTATTCCGCCTGGCTGTTCCGCTCTCGTGGTGTCATCCCGATTACGGGAGAACATTCACGGAGAGTTTGATCCTGGCTCAGGACGAACGCTGGCGGCGTGCTTAACACATGCAAGTCGAACGATGAACCACTTCGGTGGGGATTAGTGGCGAACGGGTGAGTAACACGTGGGCAATCTGCCCTTCACTCTGGGACAAGCCCTGGAAACGGGGTCTAATACCGGATAACACTTCCATTCTCCTGAATGGTGGTTAAAAGCTCCGGCGGTGAAGGATGAGCCCGCGGCCTATCAGCTTGTTGGTGAGGTAATGGCTCACCAAGGCGACGACGGGTAGCCGGCCTGAGAGGGCGACCGGCCACACTGGGACTGAGACACGGCCCAGACTCCTACGGGAGGCAGCAGTGGGGAATATTGCACAATGGGCGAAAGCCTGATGCAGCGACGCCGCGTGAGGGATGACGGCCTTCGGGTTGTAAACCTCTTTCAGCAGGGAAGAAGCGAAAGTGACGGTACCTGCAGAAGAAGCGCCGGCTAACTACGTGCCAGCAGCCGCGGTAATACGTAGGGCGCAAGCGTTGTCCGGAATTATTGGGCGTAAAGAGCTCGTAGGCGGCTTGTCACGTCGGGTGTGAAAGCCCGGGGCTTAACCCCGGGTCTGCATTCGATACGGGCAGGCTAGAGTGTGGTAGGGGAGATCGGAATTCCTGGTGTAGCGGTGAAATGCGCAGATATCAGGAGGAACACCGGTGGCGAAGGCGGATCTCTGGGCCATTACTGACGCTGAGGAGCGAAAGCGTGGGGAGCGAACAGGATTAGATACCCTGGTAGTCCACGCCGTAAACGGTGGGAACTAGGTGTTGGCGACATTCCACGTCGTCGGTGCCGCAGCTAACGCATTAAGTTCCCCGCCTGGGGAGTACGGCCGCAAGGCTAAAACTCAAAGGAATTGACGGGGGCCCGCACAAGCAGCGGAGCATGTGGCTTAATTCGACGCAACGCGAAGAACCTTACCAAGGCTTGACATACACCGGAAAGCATCAGAGATGGTGCCCCCCTTGTGGTCGGTGTACAGGTGGTGCATGGCTGTCGTCAGCTCGTGTCGTGAGATGTTGGGTTAAGTCCCGCAACGAGCGCAACCCTTGTTCTGTGTTGCCAGCATGCCCTTCGGGGTGATGGGGACTCACAGGAGACCGCCGGGGTCAACTCGGAGGAAGGTGGGGACGACGTCAAGTCATCATGCCCCTTATGTCTTGGGCTGCACACGTGCTACAATGGCCGGTACAATGAGCTGCGATACCGTGAGGTGGAGCGAATCTCAAAAAGCCGGTCTCAGTTCGGATTGGGGTCTGCAACTCGACCCCATGAAGTCGGAGTTGCTAGTAATCGCAGATCAGCATTGCTGCGGTGAATACGTTCCCGGGCCTTGTACACACCGCCCGTCACGTCACGAAAGTCGGTAACACCCGAAGCCGGTGGCCCAACCCCCTTGTGGGGAGGGAGCTGTCGAAGGTGGGACTGGCGATTGGGACGAAGTCGTAACAAGGTAGCCGTACCGGAAGGTGCGGCTGGATCACCTCCTTTCTAAGGAGCACTTCTTACCGATCCTTTCGGGGTGAGGTCAGAGGCCAGTACATCAGCGACTGTCTGATGCTGGTTGCTCAAGGGTGGAACGTTGACTATTCGGCACACTTGACCAGCTTCTCTTTCCAGTACTGCTTCGGCGTGGAACGGGAGAGGAGTGGTGAGTGGGCCGGGCGCGCTGTTGGGTGTCTGAGGGTACGGCCGTGAGGTCGCCTTCAGTGCCGGCCCCAGTGAACTCGGATCCGTGAGGATGCGGGGTGATGGGTGGCTGGTCGTTGTTTGAGAACTGCACAGTGGACGCGAGCATCTGTGGCCAAGTTTTTAAGGGCACACGGTGGATGCCTTGGTACCAGGAACCGATGAAGGACGTGGGAGGCCACGATAGGCCCCGGGGAGCCGTCAACCAGGCTTTGATCCGGGGGTGTCCGAATGGGGAAACCCGGCAGTCGTCATGGGCTGTCACCCTTGCCTGAACACATAGGGCAAGTGGAGGGAACGCGGGGAAGTGAAACATCTCAGTACCCGCAGGAAGAGAAAACAACCGTGATTCCGGGAGTAGTGGCGAGCGAAACCGGATGAGGCTAAACCGTATACGTGTGAGACCCGGCAGGGGTTGCGTATGCGGGGTTGTGGGATCTCTCTTTCACGGTCTGCCGGCCGTGGGACGAGTCAGAAACCGTATGGATAGGCGAAGGACATGCGAAAGGTCCGGCGTAGAGGGTAAGACCCCCGTAGTCGAAATCTGTACGGCTCGTTTGAGAGACACCCAAGTAGCACGGGGCCCGAGAAATCCCGTGTGAATCTGGCGGGACCACCCGCTAAGCCTAAATATTCCCTGGTGACCGATAGCGGATAGTACCGTGAGGGAATGGTGAAAAGTACCCCGGGAGGGGAGTGAAATAGTACCTGAAACCGTGTGCCTACAAGCCGTGGGAGCGTCGGAGTGAAGACTTGTCTTCACTCTCGTGACTGCGTGCCTTTTGAAGAATGAGCCTGCGAGTTTGCGGTGTGTTGCGAGGTTAACCCGTGTGGGGAAGCCGTAGCGAAAGCGAGTCCGAATAGGGCGGTTCAGTAGCGCGCTCAAGACCCGAAGCGGAGTGATCTAGCCATGGGCAGGTTGAAGCGGCTGTAAGAGGTCGTGGAGGACCGAACCCACCAGGGTTGAAAACCTGGGGGATGACCTGTGGTTAGGGGTGAAAGGCCAATCAAACTCCGTGATAGCTGGTTCTCCCCGAAATGCATTTAGGTGCAGCGTCGTGTGTTTCTTGCCGGAGGTAGAGCACTGGATAGGCGATGGGCCCTACCGGGTTACTGACCTTAGCCAAACTCCGAATGCCGGTAAGTGAGAGCGCGGCAGTGAGACTGTGGGGGATAAGCTCCATGGTCGAGAGGGAAACAGCCCAGAGCATCGACTAAGGCCCCTAAGCGTACGCTAAGTGGGAAAGGATGTGGAGTCGCACAGACAACCAGGAGGTTGGCTTAGAAGCAGCCACCCTTGAAAGAGTGCGTAATAGCTCACTGGTCTAGTGATTCCGCGCCGACAATGTAGCGGGGCTCAAGCGTACCGCCGAAGTCGTGTCATTGCAGCATATAGCCCCAACGGGCGTTGTGATGGGTAGGGGAGCGTCGTGTGCCGGGTGAAGCAGCCGCGGAAGCGAGTTGTGGACGGTTCACGAGTGAGAATGCAGGCATGAGTAGCGATACACACGTGGGAAACGTGTGCGCCGATTGACTAAGGGTTCCTGGGTCAAGCTGATCTGCCCAGGGTAAGTCGGGACCTAAGGCGAGGCCGACAGGCGTAGTCGATGGATAACCGGTTGATATTCCGGTACCCGCTGTGAAGCGTCAAACATTGAATCCAGTGATGCTAAGCCCGTGAAGCCGTTCCGGACCCTTCGGGGAATGGAAAGTGGTGGAGCCGGTGGCCCGAGCTGGTAGTAGGTGAGTGATGGGGTGACGCAGGAAGGTAGTCCATCCCGGGCGGTGGTTGTCCCGGGGTAAGGGTGTAGCCCGTCATCCAGGTAAATCCGGATGGCACGAGGGTGAGACCTGATGCCGAGCCGATTGTGGTGAAGTGGATGATCCTATGCTGTCGAGAAAAGCCTCTAGCGAGTTTCATGGCGGCCCGTACCCTAAACCGACTCAGGTGGTCAGGTAGAGAATACCGAGGCGTTCGGGTGAACTATGGTTAAGGAACTCGGCAAAATGCCCCCGTAACTTCGGGAGAAGGGGGGCCATGTTCGGTGATCCGATTTACTCGGTGAGCTGGGTGTGGCCGCAGAGACCAGCGAGAAGCGACTGTTTACTAAAAACACAGGTCCGTGCGAAGCCGTAAGGCGATGTATACGGACTGACGCCTGCCCGGTGCTGGAACGTTAAGGGGACCGGTTAGTCACTCTTCGGGGTGGCGAAGCTGAGAACTTAAGCGCCAGTAAACGGCGGTGGTAACTATAACCATCCTAAGGTAGCGAAATTCCTTGTCGGGTAAGTTCCGACCTGCACGAATGGCGTAACGACTTCTCGACTGTCTCAACCATAGGCCCGGTGAAATTGCACTACGAGTAAAGATGCTCGTTTCGCGCAGCAGGACGGAAAGACCCCGGGACCTTTACTACAGTTTGATATTGGTGTTCGGTTCGGCTTGTGTAGGATAGCTGGGAGACTGTGAAGCTTGGACGCCAGTTCAG carries:
- the proC gene encoding pyrroline-5-carboxylate reductase — encoded protein: MTQKVAVLGTGKIGEALLSGMIRAGWAPADLLVTARRPERAEELRTRYGVTPVTNPEAAKTADTLILTVKPQDMGTLLDELAPHVPAERLIISGAAGIPTSFFEGRLVAGTPVVRVMTNTPALVDEAMSVISAGTHATADHLAHAEEIFGAVGKTLRVPESQQDACTALSGSGPAYFYYLVEAMTDAGILLGLPRDKAHDLIVQSAIGAATMLRDSGEHPVKLRENVTSPAGTTINAIRELENHGVRAALIAALEAARDRSRELASGNNS
- the trpS gene encoding tryptophan--tRNA ligase, whose translation is MTRVFSGIKPTGHLTLGNYLGAMRRWAAVDQHRADALFCVVDLHALTVDHDPARVRRLSRQAATLLLATGLDPELCTVFVQSQVDEHARLSYVLECVATDGEMRRMIQYREKAARERQRGGSVRLSLLTYPVLMAADILAYGTDEVPVGDDQTQHVELVRDLAVRFNQRYGHTFVVPRATRPEVAARVMNLQEPTSKMGKSDDAGPGIVYLLDEPDVVRRKVMRAVTDSGRDVVYDREARPGPANLLEILAACTGGNPSRLGGVYESYGSLKKDTAEAVVEVLRPVQDRHRELCADPGFVEGVLRDGAEKARAMARPTVDAAYRAIGLLPAVSDSAVSAVR